The genomic DNA TTCATCGGGTTGGTGTTCTGGATCAGCATCGCCATGACGGGTGGGCCGCCATAAAGAGCCTCACTGTCACCGGTGAGAATACGACCGATCTTCGACTGATCGAGAAAACGAAGACCTACATCCTGCATGGCGCGACCTTCGATCTCGCGCTTGTCCATCTTGAAGATGCCGGAGTTCGAGTGGAATGCACCACCGCCTTCATAAAGGAAAGCGCCTGTCACACAGGCAATCGAAGAAGCTGCGTGCATGTTCACCGCGCCGTTGCGCTGGCGGGTGAAACCATAGCCGAGACGGAAATAGGTGCGCTTGGTCTTGCCGACGAGATGGGCGAATGCCTCGATCTCTTCGACGGACAGGCCGGTAATAGCGGCTGCCCATTCCGGTGTGCGGGTCTGAAGATGCGCTTCCAGTCCTTTCGGATCATCGGTGTAGCGCTCCAGATAATCCCAGTCTGCAAGGCCATCACGGAACAGCACATGCATGACCGCGCAGGCAAAGGCGCCATCCGTACCCGGTTTCAGCACAATGCCCATATCCGCCTGCCGGACGGTCGCATTGGCGTAAACATCGATGACGACGATCTTTGCGCCGCGTTCCTTTCGCGCCCGAACCGCGTGGGTCATCACATTGACCTGCGTGGCGGCGGCATTGGTGCCCCAGATCACCACCACATCTGCCTTTGCCATTTCACGCGGATCGGGACCGGTCAGGCTTCCTGTTCCCGCAAAATAGCCAGTCCAGGCCATATTGGTGCAGAAACTATCAAACTGATTGGAATAGCGCTTGGCAAAGCGCAGGCGATTGATCGAGTCGCGCTGTACCAGCCCCATGGTGCCCGCATAGTAATAGGGCCAGACGCTCTCGCTGCCATAATCGCGCTCGGCTTTCAGGAACCGTTCGGCAATGAGATCAAGTGCGGCTTCCCATGAAGCTTCCTTCCATTGCCCCTCACCTTTCGCACCGGCACGGACCAGCGGATGCTTGAGGCGGTCAGGATGATGAACCCGCTCGGCATAGCGCGCCACCTTGGCGCAGATGACGCCAGCCGTGTAGCTATTGTCCTTTGCGCCGCGCACGCGCCCAATCGTGCGCTCATCGAGAATTTCGACATCGAGTGCGCAAGTTGACGGGCAGTCG from Brucella anthropi ATCC 49188 includes the following:
- a CDS encoding molybdopterin oxidoreductase family protein — protein: MNQHAPISNIKTGHSACPHDCPSTCALDVEILDERTIGRVRGAKDNSYTAGVICAKVARYAERVHHPDRLKHPLVRAGAKGEGQWKEASWEAALDLIAERFLKAERDYGSESVWPYYYAGTMGLVQRDSINRLRFAKRYSNQFDSFCTNMAWTGYFAGTGSLTGPDPREMAKADVVVIWGTNAAATQVNVMTHAVRARKERGAKIVVIDVYANATVRQADMGIVLKPGTDGAFACAVMHVLFRDGLADWDYLERYTDDPKGLEAHLQTRTPEWAAAITGLSVEEIEAFAHLVGKTKRTYFRLGYGFTRQRNGAVNMHAASSIACVTGAFLYEGGGAFHSNSGIFKMDKREIEGRAMQDVGLRFLDQSKIGRILTGDSEALYGGPPVMAMLIQNTNPMNVTPEQRLVRKGFAREDLFVAVHEQFMTDTAKMADVVLPATTFLEHDDIYRGGGQQHVVLGPKLIEPLADARPNIFVINELAKRLGVGDLPGFDLDERTLIDNMNANSDLPQFDELKEKRFVDLQPPFEEAHYINGFKWPDGKFRFRPDWTGSPSPNKPPEVMGLQGPFQSIPEFPDHWEVIETADAEHPFRMTTSPAHNFLNSTFAETPTSLAKEIRPELLIHPDDAAELGIENGERIEIGNHRGELVLHAVLRAGQKRGVVVSEGIFPNSTFERGEGINILIGAEPAAPYGGLAVHDTKIWIRKINS